The Harmonia axyridis chromosome 3, icHarAxyr1.1, whole genome shotgun sequence nucleotide sequence ACTTCAAAGAATTTTTCTAACCTATATTCAGATTCAGATAGTATTTTTCCGTAATCAAAAGATGCCGGTTAGTGTTATGATTAGAAATATTATCCTAGTGACAAAATGAGATTATTTGAAGTAATCAAATTCTATTCGTGTAGACTTATAGTTTTAGTTTTTTTGATTTCTGATATATCTTATACTCTAGCTGCAAATCATGAAGTGAATTATCTCGTCCCAAATGAAGCACAAACATTTAATCCCAATACTTACAAACAGTCTGAGAGATTCAAAATTTTCTGCCATGAGGGTAAACCCAAGAGCATCCTATATATATGGCAAAGCATATATCTGCATATTGATTTGGATTCAGAAGATTATACACAATATGATGGTCCAACTCCAGAAATTGTGTCCCAAGAATATGAAGCTCATCGATCTAGTTGgaatatgaatttattttcGTGGAAaagtaaaaatatgaaattggaTCCCTTCAATCAGAATTGCATTGGAATATATAGCAACCACGATTATACAATAAGAATGAAAGTAGTACATATAGATTATTGGAAATTGCTTATGTTGGTTGTTGGGATTTTTATCTATATCTCAGCGGCAAAACTCAGTCAGAATGTGCTATTTTACTACATATGTGGAATAACTTTTGGTATAACGGCCTCATtccttattttgatatatttcatcAGTAAATTATTCCCTCGTAAGTCTATAATGTATGGAGTTTTTGCTACAGGATGGACAGTGAGTTTATATCTTTTACAGTTAATTAAAGATAATTTAAGGACAATTTTTGTAATGTATAAAGAGTATGTTGTTTATTACACAATATTTTCTGGAGTTGTAAGTTTTATTGTCTGCTATAAATACGGACCAATTAAAGAtcaaaaaactcgaaatattaTCAGATGGTCTCTACAAGCAATAGGATTATTATctatttatttgagtagtcaGTTTCAAGAAGCTTCTGTGGCTCAGATAATCATACTCTTGATTTATTATAATACTCCAAACAGATGGTTGTCAAAACCAAGAAATTATTTAAAGAGGAAATTTCCACCAAAGGTTAAATTATTAACCAATGATCAGTACTATGAACAAGGTGTACGAGAAACCAGTAAGAGTTTAGAAGAATTAAGAAAATACTGTTTAAGCCCTCAGTGTAATCAGTGGAAAACTGCATTGAAGCTAAAAGATGTAAAGAGATTTGCATCATTCATTGAAGGTAACTCTCATTTAAGtgatgaagaaattcttgaatatGAAACTTCCATCAATCAGGTGGACCTAACAGATGATGAAGGGCATAGTGATGCAGATTATACCGATGAAGATTGAGATTAATTTCATAAAATCTTTCAGAATCTTGAATTGGAAATTATTTATCGAGTTGTTTGTTGAAAAACACCTGAAGTGTATTACATTCTGTTTCTTTTgatcttgaattttcactgtttGTTGATGGCTGTGATAGATGCTACTTTTATAaatgcattcaaaattattgataTATTGGCAAAGCTAACTCATTAACCAACACAGTTTTTAGACTTTTTTCATAATTActttatttaatgaattaaaCTTCATATATAAGATCACTTTAATCCTAAATTCTATTGGATGTGCTATAAAATCTTCAGATTCAATTATTGAATGTTATTCTCTTTTTGGAAGAGCCCTATATTGATATTTTCTGATTCTGAGTGAGGATTATTGCATGTATTCTGTTGATTCTTctcaaaacaatttcatttttatttctaatattttctgAACTATATAATGATTgttctgttttttcaatatgttttaATTCCAGGAAAGTACATTTAGAAATTCGATCTCttaggaaaaatattaatttcattgtgaaaaagtTAACTGTAATAAacctttctgaaaaaaaattcaattgttttAATTCACCCATGAAATATTTAGATTTCAATAATACAACAGAAATAGATATTAGTGTTCATCTTAGACCTtgagttatttatttataaacttGAAAACTTTTAGCTGATAAGTGTAATATACTGATTTTGTTGAGTTGACTTAaaatataactaaaataaaaattattccaaatttcTCGATGGCTCCTTTTAAATTTCAGTCAAATCATTTTAAATCTTTTTTAATTCAAGTTTCCATTGCTTCATCTTTATCATTATCTTTATCACCATCATAAAATTCGTTTTTAGCTTCCACCATCTTGTCTTCAAGTTCTTGGCTAATCCTTATATCAGGATCCTCTTCCTcttttgttttttcatccttCAGGATTGCGTCACCAGGAACATCATGCATTTGGACACTAGGAGAGTGTTGacacattttcaaattatcataagTGAACCTGTAATAAGAACAATTAGAATACTAAAAATCACAACAATACATTAAAGGAAACCTACTATAACTTAAAGATAGCTTTACTATTTATGTCGCATGTTTGCCTGCTTCTGGTTAAAATAATGTGGAGTGAGGTCTTGTAACTTAGTACATTTATGTCGCTGTGACAATTTGTCCACACAATTAGAATTATTGTGAATAATTTAGGATGTTATTTCAAGTGAGGATCAATGTGAAgtatgaattataataattaaaccTTTGGATTCAATTGAGGAATAAATTTGGGATACTATTCTTCATGTTCTGTTTGTTTGTGCCTTCAATATGAAAACAATTTACAAAATATTCATAAGCAAACTATAGATTGTcttgaaaaaaatgttagtACAATATAACATGTTTTAGTGTTTTACTAGGACAGTATACTAAAAGTAAGCAAatttataatttgttttttttattctaaaaATATTGGAAGAAGCAGTCTGTTACTTTGtgataattaattttgaatggaGTGAACAAAGCATTTTCTCTTAATTCCATTTCAATGCGTTTTTCAATTCTTATTCTTCTTCAAGTGTGTTTTTAGACTCGAATGATAACtttaaatcaaaaatataaaaataacttTACTTCCAATTTCTTTTACTTAATCTTAAATGTGAGTATGTATTGTGTTGTACAACACATGTAAGATAAGTTATGAATATTCAAGACATTATCAacatataatattaaatgccagcctttcaatgaaataattcaaaatcataTGAAAGCACAACCACCAAGTGTGTATGAGATTctacttgaaaaatttttttttcttcgaatattgAAATACAATATTAAATCCAGTATTTAATGGATTTGGTCCTTCCTTGATGAAAATTAATTATAGGTAAAATAACTTTGACTGATATTGATATAACCTGATGAAGCCATagtgttggcgaaacaattTTCGCAAAGATCAAAAGATTAGtgaaaattactttgtttttttatatatattgtaTCATATATATTGATACTTACTTAGTTATTGCTTCCAAATACTGCCGACTATTAGCATTTTCTGTCCTAGTCACAACTTCTGGATGTAAAGTGAAATCTGGAGCGAAAAATTCAAGATACTCTGTAAACGGTAGCTCATTTGATATCTGCTCTTCCACTAGTAGGGAAGTTTCATAGGTCCAACATCTAGCTACATTTCGCAAAGTATAACCACCACCTCCAACTACCAAAGTAGGAACGTTTAGGTTCTTGACAAACTTAACACACTCGCCATGTCCTTTAGTACTCAGAGAAAAGCAGCCTAAACTAAGAATGAAGATTGTAAAATAAAGTATACACAGATAGAAGGTGCATTTACCGATCATTTGCTAGTGAATCTGCCCCACACTGGAGTACAATAGCAGTGGGTTGATAAAATTCCATTACATTTGATATAACAGGCTTGAAGACCATCCAGTAACTCTGGTCATCGATGCCTTCCTTCAGAGGAACGTTGACAGAATAGTACCTACCACTTTCTGCTCCAATTTCGTACATGTCCCCAGTACCTTCAAATAAAGCATTGTACTGAATAGTTCAAATCCCAGGAACACTAGATCTTACCTGGGAAAAAGTAGTTACCATATTTATGGAAACTAACAGTCATAACTCTATCAGTTAAATAAAAAGCTTCTTGAACACCATCACCATGGTGAACATCAATATCTATATATAAAACTCTAGGGTGGTATTTGAGAAGTTCTAAAATTCCTATGACTATATCATTAACATAACAGAATCCTGAAGCCTCAAATTTCTTAGCGTGGTGTAAACCTCCTGAAAATTATAAGAAACAGAATTTAAGAGCATATAGATCAGGAAGAGATGACTTCTAAAATGACTATTATACATGAATTATGTCTCTTCAGAGACCCAGTTTTATAGATTGGATAAGATGGAGCTGTTGTGAACAATGTGTCAAAATTAAATacatatattcatttttttttctctaatgaaGCATAAGCATAATTCTTTTTAAAATAAACATGGGATTCATCAAGCCCTATCATGATCAAATTAAACCTTACTACTTTAATATCCACAAGTTTACCCTGGCTGGGAGGTTACATTTGGTTATCTGCGATCTAAATCGCTGACATAGAAGGGTTAGTTCATGACGTCATGTGATATAACCAACAATGACCAAAAGCGTTCAAATGCAGTCGGTTATTTTTGGTGCTAATGATggttattcgattgaaatgcaTAAGTTCTATTCTCTCATCTACATTTATATCTTTTGAAAAGTCACATGACATTCTGCCCATGGATACTAATTGTATGATGAATAATTACTAACCAGACCAATTGATGGCTATATCGCAgtctttattattcaatttcataGCTCCTTCCAGTGAAGCCCCTGTATACATTGAACAGAAATCAAATAAACCATGGAAAACAGGGCAATCATCTCCCACATTAAAATGACTTAGATGTTTTGTGAAAGCTTGAATATTTTGAGGAGTTACCCTTTGTAggaagtctgaaacaaaataattgtaTACTTTTTATGAATGAGATTAGAAACACCAAGCTCACCAATATATTCATCGGAATGGAATCGGCACATATCATGTGCACTTGCTTTATAAGGTCTATAAATTGACATGTGTTTATGCAATCCATAATTCAAAACTAAGCTATGAATAACCGATAGCCTATGGGGTTTCATAGGATGTCCAGTGCCATAATGGAAATTTCCCACATCTGggttgaagaaataagaaacctTGTGTTTCATATTTGTTTCCAAAAACTACTAGCAGTGAATATATtggattgaaaattttcttcgaaaatttgTCGACATACAAGtatgaaaatcaaaaacaaGGCAGCAACTAATAAACGCTTTGTCCACCTAAACCTATCCGGcatattaaaattttccaaacaTTGCCGTTAATTGATACTTCGAGTCAAAGTGATAAACAAAACATCAATTAATAACAAACACAAACCAATCTAAGACTTAACCTTAACAGTCAAGTCAAAGTCAATGGCGATGATTGGACCACCGAcgatgaaaataatgataaacAAATTCATACTACAATATTCTGTGTTCTGTGAATATTCTAAGAACCTCTAGTTTCGACATTAGAGGGCGCTAGGTTGTTCGAAATCTGAACAGTGAATAGTTATGAAATTACTGATTCCAACAGGAGTGCATCCGTAAAGTGGCGCCAAAGCATTGTGGACAAAGAATAAGTTATAAATCTATTGATTGAAATGGCAGTGTGGCAGTTTtctgttttgtcttcttcagcGGACAGCGGACTTTTAGTTGGAAAGCTATACCCAGAGGGAAGCTATAACATGTAGGTATGCaattaactgaaataaaataagaatCTATTTCGTTTCAGAGagtgaaaattatatatttattagatgtttttagacatctcatTCATTAAATTATCGTTTCGCTATGGCCATACAGCATCCCACCGCTACTTATATTCATCATTATGATTATATATATTgctcaaaaaacatttttgctTTCTTTTGATCGTAAAATCTTCGTTATGAAAAGCATATGGTTTCCATATTTGAAACCCCTAAAGCCCTGACTTCTGAGTTACTTTGCACAACAATTTTAGGATGTTTCCTGCCAGAGTAAGTAAGTAACAGATGCTTAAAATTAAAACTTATTTCTTTTCACCAATTCAGAAGTTTTAGGATTGGAAAAGAAGTAAACTTTCTCGTGAAGTGTTGAAAAAAACTTTAGTAAGAAAAACACTCGGAAAATAGCAATTGAATTGCAAGGTGACTGGATAATAGAAAGCGGATCctttcataattttcttcaaCAGTTTAAATTTGCGGTGTTTatgatttaattgaattttcattcagtatttcggaatttttccacatgtaatttttttcaaatttgaaaaggtGAATAGGAGAAGGTTGGGGTAATTGCGAACACCTTAGGAAGAActgtaataaaacaaaaaaaaatgaagttacaaAAGTCGTTTATTGATAATTGTGAACTTAAACTAATCATTCTTCTACTCTCGTAAGTAACTTTGATAAATATTTagtataaaatcaaaatttgaaaaaaaacaaaaccctTGGTGTCCGGGATTACCTGCAGCATGTGGGGTAATTACGGGCATAGTCTAATTGgcacaaaaatcacagatgaatCCTCTGGACGTGGTTTCATCACTAGTATAATTTTCATGGGACCAGCCTTTACACTTATTGCATATAATAGCATAGTACTTATACTATGATAATAGCTAGTGTTTGATTATTggagtttcatatttttcacttttctcAGTACaaatcatataaaaataatcCTTTTCGTCCTTCATAGCTTTTCTAGtggatttcttttttcgaaCAAAACATGGtcttcttcgaaactttgattgATACTATCTTatctcaatttcttctttttttgctCTGCTTCAAGAATCACGGACGTCCGAAATTGCCTCACTCAATTCGTCCGCCATTACCACTAATTCGTAAAACTATTTAATTTTTGTGTGGTTAGAAACCGGCAATTCATGTGATGATTATTGAAATGAGTTACATGTATAGTCCTTACTTCAcaacaaaaatttcagattaccTATACTGTGTTTTGCATGGAGTTTTATACAAGTATacaatttaactgaaaaattagatgaaattacaagaaaaataacaaattaactCATCTTGAACAACAAGCGCAGCCTCACCTCAAGAGTTACTGTTCGGCACTAAGTTCGGACCCGACACGTGATTGAGTCATTCGAGATATCTACCTTTTTTTCTAACAtacgaaaataataaatgagtgAATAACTGTAAAACACACTTGTTATGAAGTAACAAAATGGAGCACTTAGAATTAATGAACTTAACAATTGACTTGAAGTTCGCACGAGTTTAAAAAATATAGATGTTTGAGTGAACTCGgtgttttcagtaatttttcatTAGGATGTATACGATTCATCATTAATTGCACCATTAGCATTGttgtattaaaaaaatgacgCAATAACCTCACTTACATTTCTTTGCCGACAAGGCTGTAGCCAGGGAGGGTCCGATGGGGTCTGGACCCCCGTAATTTTttagtgtacagtgcatcccattttgggcgagactgccaggtttctcgcttgttatttaacaaaaaaaccatcattatttgatgtttaagtgttttttatatttctgaacgtcctacctacatagtatcatacataattttgaaggaaaaaaaaatacgaatccaacgaagtaatcatatacagggtgttccattaaaaaaatataggtttgtgttgaatcttcaaaaccataccccgaaaaaaaaacttgagtacgccactggattctacgcaaaattctgattcatacgtagtttttacctcagcattatttctactaacttcggagataaaggagaggtcagaaaagtatcaatttccaaaatcgccctgtatctcttgaacggaaatagttatgcaaaatctgattagaccaatttgagtttcacgaaaaagtaggacaggaacgtgaaaaccgcaagactctatcttaaataacaagcgagaaacctggctgtctcacccaaaatgggatgcactgtactatGTGGAGTTATTATTAAAACTAGAGGGCTGTGGTTTTCgtcctgtatctcaaaaaccgaAGAGCTTTGGGAAATATGTTCAAAGCATCTTTCGTTTCTTGAACAAGTTGCACATGCGAAAACCGCAGCCCTCTAGTTTTACTAATTACTGTAAGGATAATGAAAAATGGAAACCCTGTACACTGTAGTagaatattaattgaattgaaatcagTATTTCAGTGTTGATTAAACCTTAAATTTAGTCACATTGCCtattttcttttcttatttGTCGGAGGCACTAACCATTTTCGATTAGTTCTCTCTGATGGTCCTATAGCTGCGCTGAAGAGATCTAATATGTCGAAACGCGTCTGTAGAAGGACTTgcagaaataatattaaattgTGTCTTGAAATTAtatcttattaaaaaagtttgtgGGTGCCATATCTTCAAAGAATGTTTTTGTTAGTTTCCGAACTCAAGGCCTTTGgctaaaacatgaaattagggtAGGTAACAAATTACTGTGCAGCAAAACAAGGTTTGATTGTAAGAACAGGAGTAAAAATTAGCGTTCAGCCAACGGCTGTTTTCAGGTGAAAAACGAAAATATGTGGCAAAAGAAAACTCGTAAGAAGACCTTCTCTTGGCAGCAAGAAAAACAGCTTCTTATTCactaaatctatttttttttcttttttttttaacagaagTGGAAAGGTTAAGATGGCTGTACGACCAGATTTTAGACCTACTATTATTAAAAAGAGGACGAAGAAGTTCATTCGTCATCAAAGCGATCGCTATGAAAAGCTCAAGAGGAACTGGCGTAAACCAAAAGGTTATGGACAACAGAGTAAGGCGCCGTTTCAAGGGACAGTATTTGATGCCAAATATTGGTTATGGTTCCAACGCTAAAACCAGGCACATGCTTCCTACTggattcaaaaaagttttagtACATAATGTCAGAGAATTGGAAGTACTGTTGATGCAAAATCGTAAATACTGCGCTGAGATTACCCATGGTGTATCTTCAAAGAAGAGGAAAGACATTGTAGAAAGGGCTCAACAACTTTCTATCAGACTTACAAATGGAAATGCTAGACTTCGTAGTcaagaaaatgaataatttatcaaGTTTGTTAATATATAaaagtttgaaaatttgttgagaaCAATCCTGGTTTGGGATCCAACAAAGCCAAAACCTAAATCGCTTGTGTTTACTTATATTCCTATATTATATGCATATCTCATGAATAAAGCGTTATTATTACATTtagtattttttcttcttcgtaTTATCGCAAAAAGTAAATCACTTGTGTTTACTTATATTTCTTGTATTTATATATCATGAATAAAGCGTTTTTATTGTATTTGGTATTTCTTTTTCTTCGAATTACCGCAATTCGacaaaaaatctgaaatatcaGTGGAATTAAAtcgaataaagaaaataatgtcgacACAGAAGGTACCGATCCTGCCGCCCCGGATGAGGCGCCTCTGTCATCCTGCATGTTCCGGGAGAAGCAATTCAACACCTCCTTTCTTGGCCATTCTCAGCTCTCGAATATCCCAGCCTGACAAAAAGCTCTTTTTGCTTAAAGAACGAAATAGTTACAAACTTCAAAGCATATCTACTCTCCAATCTACCCTCCTTCCTACAAACAAAAACGGCACCGAATTATAGGGTGAAATAAAATTCCCCCGTCGAAAAACTCCATCCCTCCTCCTGCTCCTCCAAGAAAGTTTAAAAACTGGCCCGATCGCTCCCCACCAATTTTTTCATCCCTTCCACCGGAGGGAAAATAACAAATTCCAATTATacacaaaattaaaattcatcTCATTGAAAAACGGTGGGAAAGGAACTCGCCAGTTTCTATTAAAACTTTTTAAGGCAATTTTCGCCCCTCGGCTAGGGTGTTTTCATTAAAAACTTAGATTGGACGGTGCCTTCGATCGATGGTTCGGTCTTTTTTATCACTTTTCGACAGTCGATGCGATTTATGGAAGGAAAAATTGGGATAAGCCAGGTTCTGAAAAGTTCATCGACAGGACAACATGTTCTTCTCAAATTTCCACTGCAGTACCTATTATCTTCTATGAGgtgatatttcattattttatttcgaGTGAAAAATGTTGGGTCAAGGGCGGTCAAGTTCTGGAAAATGGTAAAGAACTATTTATAATTTAATAGGTTAATTGTGTATTAGGTATTATAAATGTTTATTAATAACTGTTTAAACTACTGAACATCAactttgaaacttttttttttaagaaaataagTCTCAATGAAGTTGCTTGGAGATTATTCTTGGCATTTTGAATTCTTactatatgaaataatttttatcatcgatcaatatgaaatatcaattcaaataatttattcccaCATCTCGACGTGATTCATTTTAATTCGATCTTGGGGcatatttttcctcaaaattgtaTATGCAAAGGGCTTTCcaataagatatttcattttgatactCGTATAAAAAAGCGAGTATATTTCATGAGAAattaatggatgtttatttcatggtAAAGAGGTAGttatgccattaatgatggaaaacgatatcagccaaatgccGCCACGGCTGCGGTTGCAAGCGTTGAAGCATTATTacctttttgaaaatttccaagaaCCCaatcgcacatttgcggctgtatgtcctcgataacttcacgaatttcatttttaagtTCCTGAATCGATTGTGTGGCATTGAAATAGACCTCATCTATCACGTGGCTgcaaagaaaaagtctaaaggtgttaaatcacaagatctcggtggccaatagTGATCACTTCTTCGAGAAGTAACACGGATAGGAAacttttcttaaaatttgattGTTTCAATGCTTTTGTGGCAGGCAGCAacgtcttgttgaaaaaaaccgtcgtccacatcaatgtCTTTTATAGAATGCCTAATTTCTAAGACAATGAGGAAtcaacaaacctgggttttcgtcaacacttcgggttacagcagcaatattttcagttgtttttAAGCCCGcatacggtttcgattctttatATCAGTAACTTGTCTTCAGTATTGccgaccgagaaggtgcttAAAACTTTCCCCATTttcgtagtgaattttaacaatttcaatgggtTTTTGAAGCATGTATCGAATATATGTATACGTTTGCTGACACAGCCAACTCTGTCTATCACGATCATGATACCCCGACCTACTTGCAATAGGTACCCCATACGGATAAGAAAACTCAGCAGGGCCCAAACCATACCTGCTTGAAGCTATTCAATAAGCTTTATCTTCTCAGGAGCTCAAACCACTCTCTCTTGCGCAGTTTAGaaggaataaaataaataaaataaaggaaGGAAGGTTAGAGATTTGCTGCTGAAGGAAACAATGTATGACTTGAAGGAAATTTTTTCCCTCAAACTATGTTTTTTTACTGTTTGTGAATTTGTGATGTTTTTGCGTATACCTTTTTTTatgtgtgtataaatatatatccaTGTATATTTATTTAGATTTCAAACTTGCTATCTAATTATTGATGGTGCATTTTTATGATTATAATTGTGATACAAgtcataataaattattattattaccattttcagtaatgacgtagtttcatttgtcaaatgtcaaaagacgaCAGCttaaaaagtgacagctgccggGCTATTCAAACCTCTGAAAACTATCTTATTGTAAAATCCTGTAGTTTGTAGGTGAATTATGTGTATAAGTGCTTAAAGTTTAATCATCCTATAAGTAttgattcattttattcaagtcaaaaatttgaaagataatAAATTTGAAACCTACAGAAAAACTTTGAGGGGCACTCTGATCTGAACTGAAGGCGCTTAATCCATCAGAAACCTCGAATCTTCCTCTCCAGATAATAAATTTCTAAGTTTTCCATTTTATC carries:
- the LOC123674894 gene encoding nuclear envelope integral membrane protein 1; its protein translation is MRLFEVIKFYSCRLIVLVFLISDISYTLAANHEVNYLVPNEAQTFNPNTYKQSERFKIFCHEGKPKSILYIWQSIYLHIDLDSEDYTQYDGPTPEIVSQEYEAHRSSWNMNLFSWKSKNMKLDPFNQNCIGIYSNHDYTIRMKVVHIDYWKLLMLVVGIFIYISAAKLSQNVLFYYICGITFGITASFLILIYFISKLFPRKSIMYGVFATGWTVSLYLLQLIKDNLRTIFVMYKEYVVYYTIFSGVVSFIVCYKYGPIKDQKTRNIIRWSLQAIGLLSIYLSSQFQEASVAQIIILLIYYNTPNRWLSKPRNYLKRKFPPKVKLLTNDQYYEQGVRETSKSLEELRKYCLSPQCNQWKTALKLKDVKRFASFIEGNSHLSDEEILEYETSINQVDLTDDEGHSDADYTDED
- the LOC123674893 gene encoding histone deacetylase 3, whose product is MKHKVSYFFNPDVGNFHYGTGHPMKPHRLSVIHSLVLNYGLHKHMSIYRPYKASAHDMCRFHSDEYIDFLQRVTPQNIQAFTKHLSHFNVGDDCPVFHGLFDFCSMYTGASLEGAMKLNNKDCDIAINWSGGLHHAKKFEASGFCYVNDIVIGILELLKYHPRVLYIDIDVHHGDGVQEAFYLTDRVMTVSFHKYGNYFFPGTGDMYEIGAESGRYYSVNVPLKEGIDDQSYWMVFKPVISNVMEFYQPTAIVLQCGADSLANDRLGCFSLSTKGHGECVKFVKNLNVPTLVVGGGGYTLRNVARCWTYETSLLVEEQISNELPFTEYLEFFAPDFTLHPEVVTRTENANSRQYLEAITKFTYDNLKMCQHSPSVQMHDVPGDAILKDEKTKEEEDPDIRISQELEDKMVEAKNEFYDGDKDNDKDEAMET